GTTGAAGATGGGAGACACGCATTCAGTTAAACAACACAAAGAGCTGTTCCCTCACACGCAAAGACGCCAAGTCTCTCCCAGCACGACTGCGTGCTCTACATTCACACTACGtcattccttcttctttcctttccctttcttactTCCCTCTGCTTGCTGAAGACTTGGGTCAGCACCTCCTGAATTCTGAGTCCTTGTTTTTAGCTCAGGTATCATTTCTGCTACATACAGCATCACCGACGTACGTGATGGGAGCTGTACAAGACAGAGGCTGCCATCTTCCTGTTTGAGCTGTACCCAGACTCTGCCTCTATACTGAACATCACGATTCCATTCTCTGgagtacattttgtttttctccagaaACGCATTCAGTCCAACTGCTGAACATACATCTTGAATCTCAGTAGCCGTTGAATTTTCTACAGCCTTACTTATGGGGATCTGCCTCCCCTCAGCTATGGTCTTCTTATTATTTAAATAAGCAGGGTAGATACAAACAAACCTGTCCTGGTTGTTCAGGGACCGCGCCATCTCCACGGGAGTCCCTACAGCCGCGCCAGCCCAGCAGACCGAACACCAGTGGAGAGTTGAATTGGACCTTGGAGAGCCGAAACCAGATTTTTTGAGTTGAAGAGCCTCACAAATCATGTGGCTTCGATTTTTGCTTTTGCACACAATGAAAAAGAGTCAGGTAGATTATACGGCTCCCTTATAGAGACTTGCACACATAGCAGAGTTAGAGGCAAGGATTTTGTGCTCCTACCCTGCAGCTTTCTGTAACTCGTCCTCCCCGCCATTCctactctcccttcccttttttgaTTTCAGTCTTCTGTATTTTTGGTATTCTACTTTAAAAACCCTAACCATTACAATGACATCAAGTGATCAATCACTCGTCTCATTTTAGGGCAGGTCCCAAAGGAAATGGCATGTATTATTATCAGGTACCCAGCAGCCCAAAGAGGCTGTTCTTCCAGCAGTATAGACATTGCCATATATGGTACACAATTAtcaagtaaatattaaaatgtatacaatTATCCTGTAGATATTAGCACCTAGGAAGTACTGTAATAAGTACCAAGCCTGGCTCTTTTCCTTTACTGAGGTAGGgtctcaagatcctcctgcctccaattaCCAAGAACTAGGAATAATGGCATGGCTCATCTACCATGCCTAACCCTGTCCAAAGCTATTTGTCTTAAGCACTGCATAGAAAAAGTATTGCTTTTATTGacactaaatatttatttatgagataACTTGGAATGTTTTTTGAAAAGTATATGAGTTAGTTTCATCAAACATAAATTAAGgctgagagggttttttttttctattttgttagaAAAAGGATGTTTATAGACTAGCAAAGCAATTGTTTCAAGAGATCAAGGAAGAAGAATTGTTCCCATGAGCCTCTGCTTTCATCATTAGACAGAGCCACAATTCACCTCAGATGTCTGTGCCACGGTCACAGTATTTAAATAATCCTTCCAAGCTAACCCATTCAAAAGACCGGGAACCTGGTTTCAGAGGAGAGATATTCTTGAAGGAGAGGAAAGCATTAGTGATGTCATAGGTCTGAAGGTCTGACTCATCCTACCATAAGATCTGTACAAAAAGGGTAGGGAATAGCTGGTTTGTTGACTGCCCCAGTCTGCTGCATTTCCTCTCCCAAATTCTTGGTGATGGCAAGAAAGTCACTGAACCAATACCTTCCCTCACCTAATTATTCAGGTTAGTTTCAGGGGGAGGGCGTATGAGTCTACAGGCTTATAAATCCTCTGATCCTTTTAGATTTTTGTAAAATAGGCAACAATTTCCATACCATTGAATAATTATGGTGAGTTTTCTGATTCTATTTCTATTGAGGAAATATTTGGACATTATGCAGGCTAGTAATTTGCCAGATGCACTTCATGAGTCATATGCTATTTAAAGAGGCACGGATAAgtaatttagaaacaaaatagagGTACACAtttgcagagaagaaacagaaatacatCATCTTTCcaaaaacaatataatttataGTAATTTCCAAAAAAGATCTTATTACAAAAAGGTAGGTGGTACACAAGAGTCCAGTAGAAACTGGAGGGGGTCAACGTGGGAAATGAAATAATCCTTTTTATTATGTTCAGTGATTTGccatgtatgtaagtgtgctaTTGCTTCACTAGCATCTCAACCACCCAAAGTATAGTTTCCAACCATAACTAGTTGATACAGATTGTCGTAGTTGACAGCATTAAGCACCATAgcacaagaaaagaaattgaaaatatttaaggatTCTCCTTGGGAGTAATTGTGGGAGTCAGTGTGTCTTCACGGCCTTTTTGATCCTTTGGCCTTAACACACAGTCCTTCCAGTTCCTGTTAATGATGTATCACATTAGGTACTTTGAGGGATTGGAAGTATAGGGAAAACATTCCGTTAAAGCACTCGAGATTTAGGAAGAATAGTAGGAATGCTTAGAATTGTGGGAATCTTCATTGGGGAAGATTCAAAGTTGCATGAGAGTAGTAAAATGATTGAGATTTTTTGTTGAAATGGCTTTGAAATTATGGCTGTCAAGTCATCTAACTCTGAATATGAACTATATGGTCCGTATAGGTCTTGAGTGTGGATCCTTATTACGTAGGAATGCGATTCTGTGCTGGAAAAATAGAAAttgctcatttatttaaaataaattgttgaTATAGAATTTGATATACAAATCTTATCGAATGAAAGAAGTTTTGAAGTTTCTGCTCCTACTATCATAAGACATCCAACTTTTAGTTAAGTGGTAGAGACTAGAGTTTACAAAATGTTTCCTAGATTTGTAGACATTCATGTAACTATTCACTTTGTATTCAATGAATTGCTGTCATTCAGTCACTTTTGCCCTCTTGGAATAAAacttgttgtttttaaataaaatctcaatcattcaattttaccaaagaagaactcagaagtcaGATGTTGGTGTGACTTCTCCATGACAAAAGGAAGTGCTCCTTCTCTATGACATCTTAAAACCCCCTCAAACCAAATGTTCCTCCCTCCTActtcctgtttgtctgtctaccctcctctctctctctctctctctctctctctctctctctctctctctctctctctctttctttctctctcatgctCACTCCATGTtgactggttgcttgctctgtctCTTGACCTATGGTTAACTTTATTAACCATGTTTACaacaagcagaaagctcttggattaaagggcTGTGCTAGGGTTgaaccacaccacaactagaaataggTTTTTTCCAGGAAACAGCACAATCTGGGgcttcacaatgtgatcaaatattgTGAAAGAAAAACCATACttgatcattatttttaaaatatattactgggttttacattttaatagttaagagcattggtgctcttgcagaggactgagatttacaactgtctgtaactccagtcactagagattcagtgccctcttctggcttctgaaggcaccagacatgcatacGGTACACATATAAACTGACAGCTAGATATTCCTAACACATAATacaaaatgaatcttaaaaagatGTTTGTAGCTTGagggtggcacaggcctgtaattatAGCCATTTGGGAGACAGATTCAAGAGAATCAGAAATTTAAGGCCTGTCTGGACTAGAGTTAAAGCTCATCCTGGTCAACCGAGTGAGACCGTACCTTGAACCTTATTCTATAAAGATTTAATAGGGCCTGAGGACATAGCTAAATGAGAGAAAGAGGGCTTACATAAATGCACGAGATTCTAGGTTCAATCCTTAGTAGTGTAAAAGTAGAGGATTTTGTTCTCTTAATCCTATTGAAGTTTCAGAAAGCCTTTTATATAGAGATTTGTTCATATTAGTTTCTtgcaagacaaaataaaacaaaacaaagcaaaaaaacaaaacaaaacaaaacaaaacaaaaactccatgGTGTCTGGCTAGAGAGCAAAGTTAAGCTCTGGAACTAGGTGTAAGTGGACCAGGCAGGTAACTGTTGTATTGCTGTGCTCAGAGCTGGTACCTGTCCTAGAGCTGGAGTACTGGGATAGAGAAAAGATGAAGACTTAAAGGCTTTCACAGGAAGAACATGTAGCAGAAAGTATGATGGTTTCTTCCTGGAGTCTCATAAAGAAGGAGATTTCAAggagctttctttctcttctattttgtagtgtgtgtgtgtgtgtgtgtgtgtgtgtgtacatgtatatacatgtatatacatgcaaagTCTCAAGGAAAgctttgggtgtcttcctctattaccCTCTACCTTAATTCATTGAAGTAGACTGTGTGGTTGGCAGCAAACTCCGAGGATCTACTTGGCTGAGCCAGCAATGCTGTTCTCATATTCATGCagagccatgcctggctttcacaTGCATGCTGGAGATCGAAAGAGCCTCATGCTTGAATACCAAACACCCTTACCTGATGAGTTAGTACCCTAGCcccctatttccatttttaattgtcTAACTTAATAAATGTTGGTTTGAACTAGAGAAGTATCATGTGATTGAGCCCAGTTGGGAAGGGTGATGCTAGAGATGGCTCTAACTGAGAGAAGAGGCTACCGATGGGAACAGTTTGACCCTGAGTTTAAAGTAGAGATATTGGAATTCAGGTATGGTGTTTTAACATTCTCTTTGTAGTTTACCTTCTGAGAGCTGGTAGTGATGCTGGGAAACAGTTTGAAGTCTAAGAAAAACACAACATGTTTTCAAAGTTACCACAGAAtatacattggaaaaaagaaaataaattgggaTCAACTATGCTCCTTTGAGATTTGTTTCCTTtgtgcatttcttttttgttgttatttatttactttacatcctgatcgcaTCTTCCCCTTCGTCCTCTCTTCCcaatccctccctctcaccctgtCCATATACCCTCCTCAATTTCTCCTCAGGAAAGGGGAGACCTCCCTTGGCTATCACCAGGTcttagcatatcaagttgcaCTAAGACTGGCACATCTTCTATTgaggacaaggcaacccagttagggAAAAGTGATTAAGATAAGCAGGCAGCAGATGAGACCCAGCCCCTGCTCTCACTGTTAAGGTCTCATATGAAGCTTCAAAACtgttacatgtgtgcagagggcctaggttcaTCCCATCTATGCTtgctggttggtggttcagtctctatgagcccctgTGGGCCCAggctagttgattctgtaggGTTTCTTATGGTGCCCTTGACCCCTCTgtctccttcaatctttcctcccTACTTCCACAGGATTCCGCAAACTCTGCCTACTATTTGGCTGTgattctctgcatctgtttccatcacttgctgggtgaagcctctctgataacaGTTATACTTGGCTTCTATCAgaaagtatagcagaatatcattagtagtgtcaggggtGAGTTCCCTTTCGTGACATaagtctcaagctgggccagtcattggctgACCGTTAcatcaatttctgctccatcttttatcCCTGAACATAttataggcaggacacattgTGGTTGAAAGTTTTACGGTTGGGTTGGTGtcttaattcctccattggaagtcttgcctggttacaggagatggtcTTTTCAGGTTCCACACCACTcatgctaggagtcttagctagggtcactttcagagattcctgggagtttccattgtcttAGGTTTCTAGCTAATCCCAGAGAAACTTCCCCCTCCCAGATCCAGTTGTTTCTTCAGGTACTATGCCCCTCTATCCTCCCCTCCACCTGATCCATTCTATCCcatcctcatcccctcccccaccaagtccctccctccatccactctCTAGGCTTAATGTATTTCTCCTTCTCAGTAAGGTTCGAGCATTcccccttgggccctccttgttacttagcttctttgggcctgtggattgtaacacgattatcctatattttatggctaatattcaccaCTGTAGTtgctttctgggtctgggttacttcactcaggatgatcttgtctagttctatccatttggctgcaaattttattatgatgtcattgttttcaatagctgagtaatactccattatataaatataccacattttctgtatccatttttttcagttgagggacatctacattgtttttactttatggATTTCATGactaaggctggtatgaacatagtcgAGCAAATGTCCTTCTAGTGTGGTGAAGGATAGTTTcagtatatgcctaggagtggtatacctgAGATTTGAGATAGATCTTACCCAATTTTCTTAGAAACTACCATattgatgtccagagtggttgtacaagttcgCATttccactagcaatggaggagtgttccccgtTGTTCCACATTCTTgctagcatgagctgtcacttgtgtttttgatcttagtcctCCTAACaggtaaggtagaatctcagagtcattttgacttgaatttccctgttgactaacgatattgaatatttctttgagtgcttcttagccattagaGATTTCTCGTCTACAATTCTGTTTAAATATGTACCCAATTttaacttgttttgttgttgttggtggtggtggttgatatctaatttcttgagttctttatatattttagatatcagccctctgttGATATAGagttgatgaagatcttttcccattctgtaggttgccattttgtcctatcgatggtgtcctttgccttacagatttttttttcagtttcatgaagtcttatttattaattgttgatcttagtggcTTAGcgattggtattctgttcaggaagtcatcgctatgccaatgtgttcaaggctataccccactttctcttttattagatttagtctaccctgttttattttgaggtttttgatccagctggacttgagttttgtgcagggtgatgaaTGTGTATCTATTTTCAGTCTTCTACATACAGttacaccagcaccatttattgatggttctttcttttatcccttgtatagttttggcttctttgtcaaatataaaGTATTTGTAGGTacgtgggtttacttctgggtcttctatttgattccattgattaacctgtctgtGTTTATGCCAAcatgatttttattactattgctttgtagtacaacttgaaatcagagatggtaATATatctaaaaattcttttattgtacagaattAATCTATTTATCCTGTTTTCTATCaaatgaagttgagtattgttctttcaaagtctgtgaagaattgagttagaatatTGATGGGAACTGTTTTGAATTTGTGGATTGGTTttggtaggatagccatttttactatgttaatcctacagatCCATGATCATGGGAACTCTTTCaaccttctgatatcttcttgaatttctttctgttcttgttaTATAGGCTTTCCACTTGCTAGGTTAGAGTTATGctaagataattttattttatttgtggctattatgaagggtattgtttccctaatttctttctcagccaattTATCATTTCTGAAATAGGaggactactgatttattttttttttttagttaattttgtgttcagtcactttgctaaagatgtttatcaactgtaagagttctctggtagaattttggggatcacttatatatactattatatcatttgcaaatagtgatgtcttccctttcaatttgtattcccttgatctttAGTTATCTTATTGCTCTAGTTAAAACTTCAAGCactacattgaatagatatgaagaaagtggacatccttgtcttgttcctgattttagtggaattcctttaagttcctctccatttaatttgatgttgactatcaGCTtattgtatattgcctttattgtgtttaggtatgtgtcttatatccctgatctctcaaagatttttatcatgaaatagtattggattttgtcaaaggcattttcagcatctaaggagatgatcatgtggtttttttttctttcagtttgtttatgtagtggattacatcgatggatttttatatattgaaccatccctgcatccttgggatgaagcctacttgatcatggtgaatgatgctTTTGATGTACATCTGGATTCAGTTTaggagtattttattgagtacttttacaTTATTgtttataagggaaattagtctgaaattctctttgttgagatattgtgtggtttagttattgGGATgattgtggcctcataaaatgaatttgttagtgttccttctgcttctcttttatgGAATAACTTGAAGAgcattggtattagctcttctttgagcATCTAAAACTATTTGGCCTTGGGCTtcttttgcttgggagacttagtgagcatttttatttccttaggggttataggtctatttagAGTGTttgcctgatcttgatttaacttggtaagtggttatttataaagaaaatcatccacttcatttagattttccacttttgtagAATATAGGATTTTGAAGTAAGATCTAgtgattctttggattttctttgtgtctgttgttatgtttccttttccatttccgaCTTTGATAATTTGGATGTACTTTCtctgccctttagttagtttggctaaagtttttctattttgttgatttttcttaaagaaccaagtCTCATCTCATTGAtgttttgtattattctctttgtttccattttattgatttcagccctgaattttattattttttgctgtCTACTCCCCTTGGGTGTGACTCACTTCTTTTTGCTCTAAatctttcagatgtgctgttacgTTGCTAGTACCAGATCTcactaatttctttataaaggcacttagtgctatgaactttcctcatagcactgctttcattatgtcctttaagtttgggtatgttgtgcctttattttcattgaattctagaaagtgtctttatttattttttgacccAGTAGTCTTGAGTACAGAATTGTTTATTTgacatgagtttgtaggctttctattgtttctattgttgttgaagtccagctttaatccacgttggtctgatagaatacaagaggttattttaattttcttatatcacttgaggcttgctttgtgaccaagtgTAGAGTCAGTTTTGCAGAATgttccatgaggttctgagaagaaggtgtattcttttgtgtttggtgaaatgttctgtagatatctattaggtCCATTTGAGTCATAATGCTTGttagttccattatttctctgtttagattttgtctggatgacctatcCTCATTGGTgtgagtggggtattgaagtctcctgttattaatgtgtggggttcaatgtgtgatttaagctgtagtaatgtgtttctctctctctctctctctctctctctctctctctctctcacacacacacacacacacacacacacacacacacacacacacacacacacacacacacacacactttctttatttcctttctaaatGTGCTTACCTTTGCACTTGGGACATAGATATTCAGATTTGAGATgtcatgttgatggatttttttttctttgttgagtatgaagtgaacttctctttctcttttga
The sequence above is a segment of the Rattus rattus isolate New Zealand chromosome 11, Rrattus_CSIRO_v1, whole genome shotgun sequence genome. Coding sequences within it:
- the LOC116912642 gene encoding signal recognition particle 19 kDa protein-like produces the protein MARSLNNQDRFVCIYPAYLNNKKTIAEGRQIPISKAVENSTATEIQDVCSAVGLNAFLEKNKMYSREWNRDVQYRGRVWVQLKQEDGSLCLVQLPSRTSVMLYVAEMIPELKTRTQNSGGADPSLQQAEGSKKGKGKKKE